The following are encoded together in the Meriones unguiculatus strain TT.TT164.6M chromosome 16, Bangor_MerUng_6.1, whole genome shotgun sequence genome:
- the Ly6g6c gene encoding lymphocyte antigen 6 complex locus protein G6c, with product MSRLLLITLSALLCCCVSADIRCHSCYKVPVLGCVDRQSCRLEPGHKCLTTNVYLGKMWVFSNLRCGTPEEPCREAFNQTNHKLGLNYNTTCCEKDNCNSPAPRPMPALALISLTSLAGLGLWLLH from the exons ATGAGCCGCCTGTTGCTGATCACCTTGTCAGCCCTGCTCTGCTGCTGCGTCTCAG CTGACATTCGATGCCACTCCTGCTACAAGGTCCCTGTGCTGGGCTGTGTGGACCGCCAGTCCTGCCGCCTGGAGCCAGGCCACAAATGCCTGACCACAAATGTGTACCTCG GGAAGATGTGGGTGTTCTCTAACCTGCGCTGTGGCACACCGGAGGAACCTTGCCGGGAGGCCTTCAACCAGACCAACCACAAGCTAGGCCTGAACTACAACACCACCTGCTGTGAGAAGGACAACTGCAACAGCCCGGCGCCGAGGCCAATGCCTGCCCTGGCTCTCATCTCCCTCACCTCCTTGGCTGGCCTTGGCCTCTGGCTGTTGCACTGA
- the Mpig6b gene encoding megakaryocyte and platelet inhibitory receptor G6b isoform X2, which translates to MALLLLLPLVLSGVQGSPEVSLKGSPGDRVNLSCIGVSDPTRWAWAPSFPACKGLPKGRRPILSASPSGPRSMFPRFSGRLRPLDTGIGRLELLLSAGDSGSFFCKGRQESESRTLLQVLGDKADCSAPGAAHGSGHAKVLIPLLGVGLVLGLGASGWICWRRSRGTSRTGLMTLRGLPYRRSPPPPPPPPPRPLPTSAPVVNADPQRPLDQEGKMSGHPDQEPSLHYADLDRSVLGRPRRMSAALPGDARTVYAVVV; encoded by the exons ATggccctgctcctgctgctgcctctggtGCTCTCAGGGGTGCAGGGGAGTCCCGAGG TTTCCCTGAAGGGCAGCCCTGGGGACCGGGTGAATCTCTCCTGCATAGGGGTTTCAGACCCCACCCGCTGGGCTTGGGCGCCCAGCTTCCCGGCATGCAAGGGCCTGCCCAAAGGGCGCCGCCCAATACTGTCGGCCTCGCCGAGCGGCCCTCGAAGCATGTTCCCCCGCTTCTCCGGCCGCCTGCGCCCCCTGGACACTGGCATCGGGCGGCTAGAGCTGCTGCTGAGCGCCGGCGATTCCGGCTCCTTTTTCTGCAAGGGACGCCAAGAGAGTGAGAGCCGCACCCTGCTCCAGGTGTTGGGGGACAAGGCAGACTGCAGTGCTCCGGGAGCTGCCCACG GGTCCGGGCATGCCAAGGTCCTCATTCCGCTGCTGGGAGTTGGACTGGTGCTGGGTCTGGGCGCCTCGGGCTGGATCTGCTGGCGGCGCAG CCGGGGAACCAGTAGGACGGGACTGATGACGCTCCGAGGACTTCCCTACAGGCGctcgcccccgcccccgcccccgcccccgcctcgACCACTCCCCACCTCTG CTCCGGTCGTAAACGCTGACCCGCAGAGGCCTTTAGACCAGGAGGGCAAGATGTCCGGCCACCCGGACCAGGAGCCG AGCCTGCACTACGCTGACCTGGACCGCTCTGTCCTCGGGAGGCCCCGGCGGATGTCCGCAGCCCTTCCTGGTGACGCCCGCACGGTCTACGCGGTGGTAGTGTAA
- the Clic1 gene encoding chloride intracellular channel protein 1, whose product MAEEQPQVELFVKAGSDGAKIGNCPFSQRLFMVLWLKGVTFNVTTVDTKRRTETVQKLCPGGQLPFLLYGTEVHTDTNKIEEFLEAVLCPPRYPKLAARNPESNTSGLDIFAKFSAYIKNSNPALNDNLEKGLLKALKVLDNYLMSPLPEEVDETSAEDEGVSQRKFLDGNELTLADCNLLPKLHIVQVVCKKYRGFTIPEAFRGVHRYLSNAYAREEFASTCPDDEEIELAYEQVARALK is encoded by the exons ATGGCCGAAGAGCAACCTCAGGTCGAGCTGTTCGTGAAG GCTGGCAGTGATGGGGCGAAGATTGGGAACTGCCCCTTCTCCCAGAGACTCTTCATGGTGCTCTGGCTCAAGGGAGTCACCTTCAACGTCACCACCGTGGACACCAAGAG ACGGACAGAGACCGTACAGAAGCTCTGCCCTGGTGGACAGCTCCCGTTCCTGCTCTATGGCACCGAAGTGCACACGGATACCAACAAGATCGAGGAATTCCTGGAAGCCGTGCTGTGCCCTCCCAG GTACCCAAAGCTGGCTGCTAGGAACCCCGAGTCCAACACCTCAGGGCTGGACATATTTGCCAAGTTTTCTGCCTACATCAAGAACTCAAACCCGGCCCTCAATGACA ATCTAGAGAAGGGGCTCCTGAAAGCCCTGAAGGTGCTGGACAATTACTTGATGTCCCCCCTCCCGGAAGAGGTGGACGAAACCAGCGCTGAAGATGAGGGCGTCTCCCAGAGAAAGTTTCTGGATGGCAATGAGCTCACCCTGGCTGACTGTAACCTGCTGCCCAAGCTCCACATCGTCCAG GTGGTGTGTAAGAAGTACCGAGGCTTCACCATCCCGGAGGCGTTCCGCGGCGTGCACCGGTACCTGAGCAACGCCTACGCTCGCGAAGAGTTCGCCTCCACCTGTCCAGACGACGAGGAGATCGAGCTGGCCTACGAGCAGGTGGCCAGGGCCCTCAAATGA
- the Mpig6b gene encoding megakaryocyte and platelet inhibitory receptor G6b isoform X3, with product MALLLLLPLVLSGVQGSPEVSLKGSPGDRVNLSCIGVSDPTRWAWAPSFPACKGLPKGRRPILSASPSGPRSMFPRFSGRLRPLDTGIGRLELLLSAGDSGSFFCKGRQESESRTLLQVLGDKADCSAPGAAHGSGHAKVLIPLLGVGLVLGLGASGWICWRRSRGTSRTGLMTLRGLPYRRSPPPPPPPPPRPLPTSALSLPRTAPVVNADPQRPLDQEGKMSGHPDQEPAARKLRGQIAETAPPAPLPPPEPALR from the exons ATggccctgctcctgctgctgcctctggtGCTCTCAGGGGTGCAGGGGAGTCCCGAGG TTTCCCTGAAGGGCAGCCCTGGGGACCGGGTGAATCTCTCCTGCATAGGGGTTTCAGACCCCACCCGCTGGGCTTGGGCGCCCAGCTTCCCGGCATGCAAGGGCCTGCCCAAAGGGCGCCGCCCAATACTGTCGGCCTCGCCGAGCGGCCCTCGAAGCATGTTCCCCCGCTTCTCCGGCCGCCTGCGCCCCCTGGACACTGGCATCGGGCGGCTAGAGCTGCTGCTGAGCGCCGGCGATTCCGGCTCCTTTTTCTGCAAGGGACGCCAAGAGAGTGAGAGCCGCACCCTGCTCCAGGTGTTGGGGGACAAGGCAGACTGCAGTGCTCCGGGAGCTGCCCACG GGTCCGGGCATGCCAAGGTCCTCATTCCGCTGCTGGGAGTTGGACTGGTGCTGGGTCTGGGCGCCTCGGGCTGGATCTGCTGGCGGCGCAG CCGGGGAACCAGTAGGACGGGACTGATGACGCTCCGAGGACTTCCCTACAGGCGctcgcccccgcccccgcccccgcccccgcctcgACCACTCCCCACCTCTG CTCTGTCCCTCCCTCGCACAGCTCCGGTCGTAAACGCTGACCCGCAGAGGCCTTTAGACCAGGAGGGCAAGATGTCCGGCCACCCGGACCAGGAGCCG GCTGCCCGCAAGCTAAGGGGTCAGATCGCGGAGACCGCACCGCCCGCCCCTCTACCTCCTCCAGAGCCTGCACTACGCTGA
- the Ddah2 gene encoding N(G),N(G)-dimethylarginine dimethylaminohydrolase 2, translating into MGTPGEGLGRCSHALIRGVSESLASGEGAGAGLPALDLAKAQREHGVLGGKLRQRLGLQLLELPPEECLPLGPLLGDTAVIQGDTALITRPWSPARRPEIDGVRKALQDLGLRIVEVADENATLDGTDVLFTGREFFVGLSKWTNHRGAEIVADTFRDFAVSTVPVSGTSHLRGLCGMGGPRTVVAGSSDAAQKAVRAMAVLTDHPYASLTLPDDAAADCLFLRPGLPGSTPFLLHRGGGDLPNSQEALQKLSDVTLVPVSCSELEKAGAGLSSLCLVLSTRPHS; encoded by the exons ATGGGGACGCCGGGGGAGGGGCTGGGTCGCTGTTCCCATGCCCTGATCCGGGGTGTCTCCGAGAGCTTGGCATCCGGGGAAGGTGCGGGGGCTGGCCTTCCGGCTCTGGACCTGGCGAAAGCTCAAAGGGAGCATGGAGTCCtaggagggaaactgaggcagcggCTGGGGCTGCAGCTGCTGGAGCTGCCTCCTGAGGAGTGCCTGCCGCTGGGACCGCTGCTCGGCGACACGGCGGTGATCCAAGGAGACACAGCCCTCATCACGCGGCCCTGGAGCCCGGCGCGCAGGCCCGAG ATTGATGGAGTCCGCAAAGCCCTCCAGGACTTGGGGCTCCGAATCGTGGAGGTGGCGGACGAGAACGCGACGCTGGACGGCACCGACGTGCTCTTCACGG GCCGGGAGTTTTTCGTAGGCCTCTCCAAGTGGACCAATCACCGAGGAGCCGAGATCGTGGCCGACACGTTCCGG GACTTCGCCGTGTCCACCGTGCCCGTCTCCGGCACCTCGCACCTGCGCGGCCTCTGCGGCATGGGGGGGCCTCGCACGGTGGTGGCTGGAAGCAGCGACGCCGCCCAAAAGGCGGTCCGG gcAATGGCGGTGCTGACGGATCACCCCTACGCCTCCCTGACCCTCCCAGACGACGCGGCTGCCGACTGTCTCTTTCTGCGTCCCGGGTTGCCGGGCAGCACTCCTTTCCTCCTGCACCGCGGAGGTGGAGACCTGCCCAACAGCCAGGAG GCTCTGCAGAAGCTCTCTGACGTCACCCTGGTACCCGTGTCCTGCTCAGAACTGGAGAAGGCTGGCGCTGGCCTCAGCTCCCTCTGCCTGGTGCTCAGCACACGCCCTCACAGCTGA
- the Mpig6b gene encoding megakaryocyte and platelet inhibitory receptor G6b isoform X4: MALLLLLPLVLSGVQGSPEVSLKGSPGDRVNLSCIGVSDPTRWAWAPSFPACKGLPKGRRPILSASPSGPRSMFPRFSGRLRPLDTGIGRLELLLSAGDSGSFFCKGRQESESRTLLQVLGDKADCSAPGAAHGSGHAKVLIPLLGVGLVLGLGASGWICWRRSRGTSRTGLMTLRGLPYRRSPPPPPPPPPRPLPTSAPVVNADPQRPLDQEGKMSGHPDQEPAARKLRGQIAETAPPAPLPPPEPALR, encoded by the exons ATggccctgctcctgctgctgcctctggtGCTCTCAGGGGTGCAGGGGAGTCCCGAGG TTTCCCTGAAGGGCAGCCCTGGGGACCGGGTGAATCTCTCCTGCATAGGGGTTTCAGACCCCACCCGCTGGGCTTGGGCGCCCAGCTTCCCGGCATGCAAGGGCCTGCCCAAAGGGCGCCGCCCAATACTGTCGGCCTCGCCGAGCGGCCCTCGAAGCATGTTCCCCCGCTTCTCCGGCCGCCTGCGCCCCCTGGACACTGGCATCGGGCGGCTAGAGCTGCTGCTGAGCGCCGGCGATTCCGGCTCCTTTTTCTGCAAGGGACGCCAAGAGAGTGAGAGCCGCACCCTGCTCCAGGTGTTGGGGGACAAGGCAGACTGCAGTGCTCCGGGAGCTGCCCACG GGTCCGGGCATGCCAAGGTCCTCATTCCGCTGCTGGGAGTTGGACTGGTGCTGGGTCTGGGCGCCTCGGGCTGGATCTGCTGGCGGCGCAG CCGGGGAACCAGTAGGACGGGACTGATGACGCTCCGAGGACTTCCCTACAGGCGctcgcccccgcccccgcccccgcccccgcctcgACCACTCCCCACCTCTG CTCCGGTCGTAAACGCTGACCCGCAGAGGCCTTTAGACCAGGAGGGCAAGATGTCCGGCCACCCGGACCAGGAGCCG GCTGCCCGCAAGCTAAGGGGTCAGATCGCGGAGACCGCACCGCCCGCCCCTCTACCTCCTCCAGAGCCTGCACTACGCTGA
- the Mpig6b gene encoding megakaryocyte and platelet inhibitory receptor G6b isoform X1 — MALLLLLPLVLSGVQGSPEVSLKGSPGDRVNLSCIGVSDPTRWAWAPSFPACKGLPKGRRPILSASPSGPRSMFPRFSGRLRPLDTGIGRLELLLSAGDSGSFFCKGRQESESRTLLQVLGDKADCSAPGAAHGSGHAKVLIPLLGVGLVLGLGASGWICWRRSRGTSRTGLMTLRGLPYRRSPPPPPPPPPRPLPTSALSLPRTAPVVNADPQRPLDQEGKMSGHPDQEPSLHYADLDRSVLGRPRRMSAALPGDARTVYAVVV, encoded by the exons ATggccctgctcctgctgctgcctctggtGCTCTCAGGGGTGCAGGGGAGTCCCGAGG TTTCCCTGAAGGGCAGCCCTGGGGACCGGGTGAATCTCTCCTGCATAGGGGTTTCAGACCCCACCCGCTGGGCTTGGGCGCCCAGCTTCCCGGCATGCAAGGGCCTGCCCAAAGGGCGCCGCCCAATACTGTCGGCCTCGCCGAGCGGCCCTCGAAGCATGTTCCCCCGCTTCTCCGGCCGCCTGCGCCCCCTGGACACTGGCATCGGGCGGCTAGAGCTGCTGCTGAGCGCCGGCGATTCCGGCTCCTTTTTCTGCAAGGGACGCCAAGAGAGTGAGAGCCGCACCCTGCTCCAGGTGTTGGGGGACAAGGCAGACTGCAGTGCTCCGGGAGCTGCCCACG GGTCCGGGCATGCCAAGGTCCTCATTCCGCTGCTGGGAGTTGGACTGGTGCTGGGTCTGGGCGCCTCGGGCTGGATCTGCTGGCGGCGCAG CCGGGGAACCAGTAGGACGGGACTGATGACGCTCCGAGGACTTCCCTACAGGCGctcgcccccgcccccgcccccgcccccgcctcgACCACTCCCCACCTCTG CTCTGTCCCTCCCTCGCACAGCTCCGGTCGTAAACGCTGACCCGCAGAGGCCTTTAGACCAGGAGGGCAAGATGTCCGGCCACCCGGACCAGGAGCCG AGCCTGCACTACGCTGACCTGGACCGCTCTGTCCTCGGGAGGCCCCGGCGGATGTCCGCAGCCCTTCCTGGTGACGCCCGCACGGTCTACGCGGTGGTAGTGTAA